Proteins from a genomic interval of Chitinophagaceae bacterium:
- the ftsA gene encoding cell division protein FtsA, translating to MVDNKEGKKLHLGEKDGSIYTVALDIGTTKICGAVGKLKRQDNTLEVISFAEEKCDGVKFGQIDNVENTSNAIYEVLLKLAQESFVTIGEVYVGVSGRHVTSWRKQHTMVFQEKEKESEHIITKNDIELLKESLKNKIIPDIRNNIIIGLYQHHFKIDHNPPVSNPIGRSGTRLEGHFMVITTSESTVNKIKMCIDRAASKIDSSLHYIAKEKIHVKYMFQGIASGRSVLNEDEIDEGTCVIDIGGGTTDYVIFEKKTVQSVGVFAVGGERLTEDIKEGCRIKFSDAEKIKIEAGFAYPTESLEQEQMVAVANSSREEKPREIPKKYLTEIIHARLSEIIEWIHTQMISAGYHKKITQHGIVLTGGGSNQDGIKSLVELKTGIPVRIGWPTEHINSLKIRSIADAKYATLVGLLIEGMNDAKNDIIHHRNTITVKETEPSATTTSHKKGGILDALSENAKQFTKNAIEKTKEFLLDDIK from the coding sequence ATGGTAGATAATAAAGAGGGCAAGAAATTACATTTGGGAGAGAAAGATGGGAGCATATATACCGTTGCTTTAGATATAGGAACTACTAAAATATGCGGGGCAGTAGGAAAATTAAAGCGACAGGACAATACCTTAGAAGTAATATCCTTTGCGGAAGAAAAATGTGACGGGGTAAAATTTGGGCAAATAGATAATGTGGAAAATACAAGTAATGCTATCTATGAGGTATTATTAAAACTTGCTCAAGAGAGTTTTGTTACTATTGGAGAAGTGTATGTAGGTGTATCGGGAAGGCACGTCACCTCATGGAGAAAACAACATACTATGGTATTCCAAGAGAAAGAAAAGGAATCCGAGCACATAATAACTAAAAATGATATAGAACTTCTCAAAGAGTCTTTAAAAAATAAAATAATTCCGGACATAAGAAATAATATCATTATTGGATTATACCAGCACCATTTTAAAATTGATCATAACCCACCTGTATCTAATCCAATAGGTAGGTCTGGCACACGATTAGAAGGGCATTTCATGGTCATCACTACATCTGAAAGTACTGTCAATAAAATAAAAATGTGCATAGATAGAGCGGCAAGTAAAATAGATAGCTCATTGCATTATATTGCAAAAGAGAAGATTCATGTGAAGTATATGTTTCAAGGAATTGCATCGGGAAGGTCTGTTTTAAACGAAGATGAGATAGATGAAGGTACATGCGTTATAGATATAGGAGGGGGTACAACGGATTATGTAATTTTTGAAAAAAAAACAGTACAATCTGTAGGAGTTTTTGCAGTAGGTGGGGAGCGACTCACAGAAGATATCAAAGAAGGATGTCGTATAAAGTTTTCTGACGCAGAAAAAATCAAAATAGAGGCGGGGTTTGCTTACCCCACAGAATCATTAGAACAAGAACAGATGGTAGCTGTAGCCAATTCTTCTCGAGAAGAAAAACCCCGAGAAATCCCTAAAAAATATCTCACCGAAATTATACATGCCCGATTGTCTGAAATAATAGAATGGATACACACACAAATGATTAGTGCGGGATACCATAAAAAAATAACCCAACACGGTATTGTCCTCACAGGTGGTGGAAGTAACCAAGATGGAATAAAATCTCTTGTAGAATTGAAAACAGGGATACCTGTTAGAATAGGGTGGCCAACCGAGCATATAAACTCTTTAAAAATACGTTCTATAGCCGATGCAAAATACGCTACACTTGTAGGACTACTCATAGAAGGAATGAATGATGCAAAAAATGATATTATCCATCATCGAAACACCATCACAGTAAAAGAAACAGAACCCTCTGCCACAACAACTTCTCATAAAAAAGGGGGTATCCTGGATGCACTATCTGAAAATGCGAAGCAGTTTACTAAAAATGCAATAGAAAAAACCAAAGAATTTTTATTAGATGATATAAAATAA